The Bradyrhizobium ottawaense genome window below encodes:
- the cysC gene encoding adenylyl-sulfate kinase — protein MSYHEAPTIAASDAPRLEQDDRPTLRFVTCGSVDDGKSTLVGRLLYDSKTLLDDQLDALASESRTVGTTGGDFDFALLVDGLQAEREQGITIDVAYRFFATKLRRFIVADTPGHAQYTRNMATGASNADLAVVLVDARKGVITQTRRHSHILSLLGIRHVVLAVNKMDLIGFDGDRFAAITAEYLTMAGQLGISQVQCIPVVAPDGDNIVAASARMPWYAGPTVTAYLESVDVSGDVSQRPFRLPVQWVNRPHAEFRGFCGRIASGTIAIGETIAVQPSGRQTRIARILTPGGERDRAAAGESVTLTLTDEIDVSRGDVLTAGPAPQVSDQLAAHLVWFDDEAMVAGRRYLLKCGAASTGAVITTLKHRIAIDTMAHESAATLDANQIGYAHLSLDRPLVFEAYRDDRDMGSFILVDPISHRTAAAGMIDLSLRRATNIHWQRLAVDKPVRAQLKQQRPCVLWFTGLSGAGKSTIADLVDRRLAELGRHAALLDGDNLRHGINRDLGFSNADRAENVRRTAEIAALFVDAGMIALVALISPFRNERELARQRVEAGEFIEIHVATPLAECEHRDPKGLYRKARAGELPSFTGIDQPYEMPRAPEITIDTSEMSTDAACERIIGYLRDNHYL, from the coding sequence ATGTCCTATCACGAGGCACCCACGATCGCTGCCTCCGATGCGCCGCGGCTCGAACAGGACGATCGTCCGACGCTGCGTTTCGTCACTTGCGGCAGCGTCGACGACGGCAAGAGCACGCTGGTTGGCCGGCTGCTCTACGATTCCAAGACGCTGCTCGACGACCAGCTCGACGCGCTGGCGTCCGAGAGCCGGACGGTCGGCACCACCGGCGGCGATTTCGATTTCGCGCTGCTGGTCGACGGCTTGCAGGCCGAGCGCGAGCAGGGCATCACGATCGACGTCGCCTACCGCTTCTTCGCCACCAAGCTGCGCCGCTTCATCGTCGCCGACACGCCGGGGCACGCGCAGTATACCCGCAACATGGCGACCGGCGCCTCCAACGCCGATCTCGCCGTGGTGCTGGTCGATGCCCGCAAGGGCGTAATCACGCAGACGCGGCGCCACAGCCACATCCTGTCGCTGCTTGGTATCCGTCACGTCGTGCTCGCCGTGAACAAGATGGATCTGATCGGATTCGACGGGGATCGCTTTGCGGCCATCACTGCCGAATATCTGACCATGGCCGGACAGCTCGGAATCTCGCAGGTCCAGTGCATCCCTGTCGTCGCGCCCGACGGCGACAACATCGTCGCCGCCAGCGCGCGGATGCCCTGGTACGCCGGGCCGACCGTCACCGCCTATCTGGAATCGGTCGACGTTTCCGGCGATGTCTCGCAGCGGCCGTTCCGGTTGCCGGTGCAATGGGTCAACCGGCCGCATGCGGAGTTTCGCGGCTTCTGCGGGCGTATCGCCAGCGGAACGATCGCGATCGGCGAGACCATCGCCGTGCAGCCCTCGGGCCGCCAGACGCGCATCGCGCGCATTCTCACCCCCGGCGGCGAGCGCGACCGCGCTGCGGCGGGCGAATCGGTGACGCTCACGTTGACCGACGAGATCGACGTCAGTCGCGGCGACGTGCTGACGGCGGGGCCCGCGCCACAGGTCTCGGATCAGCTGGCCGCCCATCTCGTCTGGTTCGACGACGAGGCCATGGTCGCGGGCCGTCGCTATTTGCTCAAATGCGGCGCGGCCTCGACCGGCGCGGTGATCACGACGCTCAAGCACCGCATCGCCATCGACACCATGGCGCATGAAAGCGCTGCCACACTCGACGCCAACCAGATCGGCTACGCCCATCTCAGCCTCGACCGTCCATTGGTGTTCGAGGCCTATCGCGACGACCGCGACATGGGCAGCTTCATTCTCGTCGATCCCATCAGCCATCGCACCGCCGCCGCGGGAATGATCGATCTCTCGCTCCGCCGCGCCACCAACATTCATTGGCAGCGGCTTGCCGTCGACAAACCCGTGCGGGCGCAGCTGAAGCAGCAGCGGCCCTGCGTGCTCTGGTTCACGGGGCTGAGCGGTGCCGGCAAATCGACCATCGCCGATCTCGTCGATCGCAGGCTTGCCGAACTCGGGCGCCACGCCGCGCTGCTCGACGGCGACAATCTCCGCCACGGCATCAACCGCGACCTCGGCTTCTCCAACGCGGACAGGGCGGAGAACGTCCGGCGCACTGCCGAGATCGCGGCGCTGTTCGTCGATGCCGGCATGATCGCGCTGGTCGCGCTGATCTCACCGTTCCGCAACGAGCGCGAGCTGGCGCGCCAGCGGGTCGAGGCAGGCGAGTTCATCGAGATCCATGTCGCGACCCCGCTGGCCGAATGCGAGCATCGCGATCCCAAGGGGCTCTATCGCAAAGCACGGGCGGGAGAGCTGCCATCGTTCACCGGCATCGATCAGCCCTACGAGATGCCGCGGGCGCCGGAGATCACCATCGACACGTCAGAAATGTCGACCGACGCGGCCTGCGAGCGCATCATCGGTTATCTCAGGGACAATCACTATCTGTAG
- a CDS encoding MFS transporter encodes MTTIAPDVRMAGVARTYPPRAAVVSWIFFDWAAQPYFTLITTFVFAPYFATSIAPNPATGQSMWGFAMAAAGLAIALMSPVLGAIADASGRRKPWIAGFGALLVVASCTLWIGKPGDPSIIPPLLIAVALASVGAEFATLFNNAMMPTLVPPERIGRLSGTGWATGYVGGIVSLIIVLGFLAANPQTGRTLLGFTPLFGLDPVSHQGDRIVGPLTGLWFIVFVTPLFLFTPDYPAKRPVREALREGLLELRQSIRSLPQQRSLAAFLLANMIYTDGLVSLFAFGGIYAAGTFGWHTIQIGTFGIMLAIAGAFGAWFGGKLDDRLGPKRVIAGSLLVLLLSVAAILLVDKDSVLFIKVAPPQADAPLFSSAAERAYLVLGCLIGAAGGPLQAASRTLLIHLAPKDRIAQYFGLFALTGKVTSFIGPLLIGTITAVTASQKAGMAVLVVFFVAGLGLLMRVRD; translated from the coding sequence ATGACGACGATCGCCCCGGATGTGCGCATGGCCGGCGTGGCGCGGACCTATCCGCCGCGCGCCGCCGTCGTCAGCTGGATTTTCTTCGACTGGGCCGCGCAGCCTTATTTCACGCTGATCACGACCTTCGTGTTCGCGCCCTATTTCGCCACCAGCATTGCGCCGAACCCCGCCACCGGCCAATCGATGTGGGGATTTGCGATGGCGGCCGCGGGCCTTGCGATCGCGTTGATGTCGCCGGTGCTGGGCGCCATCGCGGACGCCTCGGGCCGTCGTAAGCCGTGGATCGCCGGGTTCGGTGCGCTGCTGGTGGTTGCATCCTGCACGCTATGGATCGGCAAGCCCGGCGATCCCTCCATCATTCCGCCACTGCTCATCGCAGTCGCGCTCGCCAGCGTCGGCGCGGAATTCGCTACCCTCTTCAACAATGCGATGATGCCGACGCTGGTGCCGCCGGAGCGCATCGGACGGCTCTCCGGCACCGGCTGGGCCACCGGCTATGTCGGTGGAATCGTCAGCCTGATCATCGTGCTCGGTTTCCTCGCGGCCAACCCGCAGACCGGCCGCACATTACTCGGCTTCACGCCGCTGTTCGGGCTCGATCCGGTCAGCCATCAGGGCGATCGCATCGTGGGGCCGCTGACCGGGCTGTGGTTCATCGTCTTCGTGACACCGCTGTTCCTGTTCACGCCGGATTATCCGGCGAAGCGCCCGGTGCGCGAGGCTTTGCGTGAGGGGCTGTTGGAGCTGAGGCAATCGATCAGAAGCCTGCCGCAGCAGAGATCGCTGGCGGCATTTCTGCTCGCCAATATGATCTATACGGATGGTCTGGTGTCGCTGTTCGCCTTTGGCGGCATCTATGCCGCGGGCACCTTCGGCTGGCACACCATCCAGATCGGCACCTTCGGCATCATGCTCGCGATTGCCGGCGCATTTGGCGCATGGTTCGGCGGCAAGCTGGATGATCGTCTCGGGCCGAAGCGCGTCATCGCCGGCAGCTTGCTCGTGCTGCTGTTGTCCGTGGCGGCAATTCTCCTGGTCGACAAGGACAGCGTGTTGTTCATCAAGGTCGCGCCGCCGCAAGCAGACGCTCCCTTGTTCTCGAGCGCGGCCGAGCGCGCCTATCTCGTGCTGGGCTGCCTCATTGGCGCGGCCGGCGGTCCACTCCAGGCGGCCTCACGCACGCTGCTGATCCACCTCGCACCGAAGGACCGCATCGCGCAGTATTTCGGCCTGTTCGCGCTGACCGGGAAGGTGACGTCCTTCATCGGACCGCTGCTGATCGGCACGATCACCGCGGTGACCGCAAGCCAGAAGGCCGGCATGGCGGTGCTGGTGGTGTTCTTCGTCGCGGGGCTGGGGCTGTTGATGCGGGTGCGGGATTAG
- a CDS encoding DUF1674 domain-containing protein — protein sequence MSDQPPVPARKQLTPAAQRALAEAEARRQSAAAQAQEAGKAAPKELQGPKGPEPTRYGDWERKGIASDF from the coding sequence ATGAGTGATCAGCCTCCCGTTCCCGCCCGCAAGCAGCTTACGCCGGCAGCCCAGCGCGCGCTGGCCGAAGCCGAGGCGCGCCGACAGTCCGCAGCCGCGCAGGCCCAAGAGGCCGGCAAGGCGGCGCCGAAGGAGTTGCAGGGGCCGAAGGGACCCGAGCCGACCCGCTACGGCGACTGGGAGCGCAAGGGCATCGCCTCCGACTTCTGA
- a CDS encoding sulfotransferase family protein: MNIDAISADSLERMADLVRQQHSSLDTMLLSPVGEFQSRAVTLATLMREVTDCLAEDFLHRPAQDFPMLYFACGKARVGSTALSNLFGMTGMPSYYQPLKAILRDALVGRPLTPWVIPSASDEPHIFSKETIGPYVLAESLFNPLQLLVEAGYPRHRLHLIMLDREPASSLASWLEKLISRAPEDTLLRHYVVAALSAARVAGYAQQQGVPVTHYVYEVSKEALSSVRVLFDRLGLSSSFTENAVTSWREPGSVQANNARVIFPSEATIYKVPNLHTSDSAYRYQRRATGSVSEAQLEILERCGVNDAYRASVAACVRDLGLNAAISAHLFGDWFAEAA; this comes from the coding sequence ATGAACATCGACGCAATTTCAGCCGATTCGCTCGAACGAATGGCCGACCTCGTTCGGCAGCAGCACAGTTCCCTCGACACCATGCTGCTGTCCCCAGTGGGCGAATTCCAGAGCAGAGCCGTCACGCTCGCGACGTTGATGCGTGAAGTGACGGACTGCCTCGCCGAGGATTTCCTGCATCGTCCGGCGCAGGACTTTCCGATGCTCTATTTTGCATGCGGCAAGGCCAGAGTCGGCTCGACCGCCCTCAGCAATCTGTTCGGCATGACCGGCATGCCTTCATATTATCAACCGCTGAAGGCGATCCTGCGCGACGCGCTCGTCGGCCGTCCGCTGACGCCCTGGGTCATCCCCTCGGCGAGCGACGAGCCGCACATCTTTAGCAAGGAAACGATCGGGCCCTACGTGCTCGCCGAGAGCTTGTTCAATCCGCTGCAGCTCCTGGTCGAAGCAGGCTATCCGCGGCACCGTCTGCATCTCATCATGCTCGATCGCGAGCCGGCGAGTTCGCTGGCGTCATGGCTCGAGAAGCTGATTTCGCGCGCGCCCGAAGATACATTGCTGCGGCACTATGTCGTCGCCGCACTCAGCGCGGCCCGCGTCGCAGGTTACGCCCAGCAACAAGGCGTTCCCGTCACGCACTACGTCTACGAGGTGAGCAAGGAGGCCCTGTCGTCGGTGCGCGTCTTGTTCGACCGCCTCGGCCTTTCGAGCAGCTTTACCGAGAATGCCGTGACGTCATGGCGGGAACCGGGAAGCGTGCAGGCAAACAACGCGCGCGTCATCTTCCCGAGCGAAGCGACGATCTACAAGGTGCCCAATCTGCACACCTCCGATAGCGCCTATCGCTACCAGCGCCGCGCGACGGGCTCGGTGAGCGAAGCTCAGCTGGAGATCCTGGAGCGCTGCGGGGTCAATGACGCCTATCGAGCTTCGGTCGCGGCGTGCGTCCGCGATCTCGGCCTGAATGCGGCAATTTCGGCGCATCTGTTCGGCGACTGGTTCGCTGAGGCCGCGTGA
- a CDS encoding RsmB/NOP family class I SAM-dependent RNA methyltransferase, giving the protein MPSQRFAPPSEVPGLAARRIAADIVDGVLHKHRTLDDQLDGSGAHPGLKTLADRDRALMRRLVATVLRRLGTLGHVLSRLLDKGIPSDAPRAQSALLIGAAQILWMDVPDHAAVDLSVRLVQSDRRAARYAGLVNAVLRRCAREGAALVEEVAAQSLDLPPWLLARWSAHYGEATAREMALALGHEPSLDLTVKSDAAQWANRLHGETLPTGTVRMLLHGSVTMLPGFAEGQWWVQDAAAALPARLFGDVKGKSIADLCAAPGGKTAQLAHAGAQVTAIDRSPARVMRLRENLARLSLQAETVVADAVEWAGPAEGFDGILIDAPCTSTGTIRRHPDVAWLRQEADVTAMTVLQQRLLRKSVSLLKPGGTLVYCTCSLEPEEGEQAVATLLASEPALRRVPIEAAEVAGLDEIITGDGDLRTLPSHLPNADPKLGGLDGFFATRLVKS; this is encoded by the coding sequence ATGCCATCTCAACGTTTCGCCCCTCCGTCCGAAGTGCCCGGTCTCGCGGCGCGACGGATTGCCGCCGACATCGTCGACGGCGTGCTGCACAAGCACCGTACGCTCGATGACCAACTCGACGGCAGCGGCGCCCATCCCGGACTGAAGACGCTTGCCGACCGCGACCGCGCGCTGATGCGGCGACTGGTCGCCACGGTGCTGCGCCGGCTCGGCACGCTCGGCCATGTGCTGTCCCGCCTGCTCGACAAGGGCATCCCCTCCGATGCGCCGCGCGCGCAGAGCGCACTCCTGATCGGCGCGGCGCAGATCCTCTGGATGGACGTGCCGGATCACGCGGCCGTCGACCTCTCCGTTCGCCTGGTGCAATCCGACCGGCGCGCCGCGCGCTATGCCGGCCTCGTCAATGCCGTGCTGCGCCGCTGCGCGCGCGAGGGCGCGGCGCTGGTCGAGGAGGTCGCCGCGCAATCGCTGGATCTGCCCCCATGGCTGCTCGCGCGCTGGAGCGCGCATTATGGCGAAGCAACCGCAAGGGAGATGGCACTGGCACTCGGCCACGAGCCTTCGCTCGATCTCACGGTGAAGTCCGATGCCGCGCAATGGGCGAACCGCCTGCACGGCGAGACGCTTCCGACCGGAACGGTGCGGATGCTGCTGCACGGCTCGGTGACCATGCTGCCCGGCTTCGCCGAGGGACAATGGTGGGTGCAGGACGCCGCCGCCGCGCTGCCGGCCCGGCTGTTCGGCGACGTCAAGGGCAAGTCCATTGCCGATCTCTGCGCCGCCCCCGGCGGCAAGACCGCACAACTGGCGCATGCCGGCGCGCAGGTCACGGCGATCGACCGCTCGCCGGCCCGGGTGATGCGGCTGCGTGAAAACCTGGCGCGGCTGTCGCTCCAGGCCGAGACCGTCGTCGCTGACGCCGTGGAATGGGCCGGCCCAGCCGAAGGCTTCGACGGTATTTTGATCGATGCGCCCTGCACCTCGACCGGCACGATCCGCCGTCATCCCGATGTGGCGTGGCTGCGGCAGGAAGCCGACGTCACCGCCATGACTGTGCTCCAGCAGCGGCTGCTGCGAAAATCGGTATCGTTGCTCAAGCCGGGCGGCACGCTGGTCTACTGTACCTGCTCGCTGGAACCCGAAGAGGGTGAGCAGGCCGTGGCAACGCTGCTGGCGAGCGAGCCTGCGCTTCGCCGCGTCCCGATCGAGGCCGCGGAGGTCGCGGGCCTCGACGAAATCATCACAGGGGACGGCGATCTGCGCACCCTGCCCAGCCATCTGCCGAACGCCGATCCCAAGCTCGGCGGTCTCGATGGGTTTTTCGCGACCCGGCTCGTTAAATCCTGA
- a CDS encoding heparinase II/III family protein encodes MNRFARNMLARASGGSVALSRVWPGRTDRLIIAPHDLRTADATRAAEIYAGRFVFAGKIVNCHGRSIFDLEPPSEDWEVALLGFGWLRHLRAADTALTRANARALIEDWIANPANKRRPVARRADVLARRVISLLSQAPLVLGETDNKFYRRYLRALAREIRFLRYTMVNIPDGVPKLQVLIALCYAALCLANQAGQIRSASKKLSDELQRQILPDGGHISRNPGALIELLIDLLPLRQTFAARNIAPPPALLNAIDRMMPMLRFFRHGDGNFALFNGMSATSSDLLATLLAYDDTHGAPMANMPHTGFQRLDAGQTTVIIDTGPPPPAGVSHDAHAGCLSFELSSGISRIVTNCGMPTTGRDNWRPFARGTAAHSTLTYHDTSSCQFVEMSAMKRLLHGSPVTSGPVEVESYREIVQNGTLLTTSHDGYLSKFGAIHRRVLMIANDGARIDGEDTLSPPQGGRFKGADADFALRFHLHPAVKASRLSDARGVMLVLPNRDVWTFEALDDKVDLEDSVFLAGNDGPRRTAQIVIRQDARQAPSIRWSFVRSTASPTVTNARRNARREPELPL; translated from the coding sequence ATGAACCGCTTCGCGCGGAACATGCTCGCGCGCGCGAGCGGCGGTTCCGTTGCGCTGTCGCGGGTCTGGCCCGGCCGCACCGATCGGCTGATCATCGCGCCGCACGATCTGCGCACCGCGGATGCGACTCGCGCCGCCGAAATCTATGCCGGCCGCTTCGTCTTCGCCGGCAAGATCGTCAATTGCCACGGCCGTTCGATCTTCGATCTCGAGCCGCCGTCGGAGGATTGGGAAGTCGCGCTGCTCGGCTTCGGCTGGCTGCGCCATTTGCGCGCCGCCGACACCGCGCTGACACGGGCGAATGCGCGCGCGCTGATCGAGGACTGGATCGCCAACCCCGCCAACAAGCGCCGCCCGGTCGCGCGCCGCGCCGACGTGCTGGCCCGGCGCGTGATCTCGCTGCTGTCGCAGGCGCCGCTGGTGCTGGGCGAGACCGACAACAAGTTCTACCGCCGTTACCTGCGCGCCCTCGCGCGCGAGATCCGCTTCCTGCGCTACACCATGGTCAACATTCCCGACGGGGTGCCGAAGCTCCAGGTGCTGATCGCGCTGTGCTATGCGGCCTTGTGCCTCGCCAACCAGGCGGGCCAAATCCGCAGCGCATCGAAGAAGCTGTCGGACGAATTGCAGCGGCAGATCCTGCCCGACGGCGGACACATCTCGCGCAATCCGGGCGCGCTGATCGAACTCCTGATCGACCTGCTGCCGCTGCGGCAGACGTTTGCTGCGCGCAACATCGCGCCACCGCCGGCGCTGCTCAACGCGATCGACCGCATGATGCCGATGCTGCGCTTCTTCCGCCACGGCGACGGTAACTTCGCGCTGTTCAACGGCATGAGCGCGACATCGTCCGACCTGCTCGCCACGCTGCTCGCTTATGACGACACCCACGGCGCGCCGATGGCGAACATGCCGCATACCGGCTTTCAGCGCCTCGATGCCGGCCAGACCACTGTGATCATCGACACCGGCCCGCCGCCGCCAGCCGGCGTCAGCCACGATGCCCATGCCGGCTGCCTGTCGTTCGAACTGTCTTCCGGCATCAGCCGCATCGTCACCAATTGCGGCATGCCGACCACGGGCCGCGACAATTGGCGGCCATTCGCCCGCGGCACCGCGGCGCATTCGACGCTGACCTATCACGATACTTCGTCGTGCCAGTTCGTCGAGATGTCGGCGATGAAGCGGCTCTTGCACGGCTCGCCGGTTACCAGCGGCCCCGTCGAGGTCGAGAGCTATCGCGAGATCGTGCAGAACGGCACGCTGCTCACGACCTCGCATGACGGCTATCTTTCTAAATTCGGCGCGATCCACCGCCGCGTGCTGATGATCGCCAATGACGGCGCGCGCATCGACGGCGAGGACACGCTGTCGCCGCCGCAGGGCGGACGCTTCAAGGGTGCCGACGCTGACTTTGCGCTGCGCTTCCATCTGCATCCGGCAGTGAAGGCGAGCCGGCTGTCTGATGCGCGCGGCGTCATGCTGGTGCTGCCGAACCGCGACGTCTGGACCTTCGAGGCGCTCGACGACAAGGTCGACCTCGAGGACAGCGTGTTCCTGGCCGGCAATGACGGGCCGCGCCGCACCGCCCAGATCGTGATCCGGCAGGACGCGCGGCAGGCGCCCTCGATCCGCTGGAGCTTTGTCCGCTCGACGGCATCGCCGACCGTCACCAATGCCCGCCGCAACGCTCGGCGCGAACCGGAACTTCCGCTGTAA
- the cysD gene encoding sulfate adenylyltransferase subunit CysD: protein MLDNPTSAEPLLERTGGEQLHAAGHLRRLEAESIHILRETAAEFRRPVMLYSIGKDSSVLLHLAVKAFHPGKPPFPLLHVDTTWKFREMIAFRDRRARELGIDLIVHTNNDGLSQGIDPFTHGSARYTDVMKTQALRQALDLHGFDAAIGGARRDEEKSRAKERVFSHRSAAHRWDPKNQRPELWSLYNTMLAPGESMRVFPLSNWTELDVWDYILLEDIPIVPLYLAASRPVVERDGALIMVDDERMPLHAGEEPRWRSVRFRTLGCYPLSGATVSTAATLPEIVREMMASRTSERQGRMIDRDSPASMERKKAEGYF, encoded by the coding sequence ATGCTGGACAATCCCACGAGCGCCGAACCCCTCCTTGAAAGAACCGGCGGCGAGCAGCTTCACGCCGCCGGCCATCTTCGGCGCCTGGAGGCGGAAAGCATTCACATCCTGCGAGAGACGGCGGCCGAATTCCGCAGGCCGGTGATGCTGTATTCCATTGGCAAAGACTCCTCGGTGCTGCTGCACTTGGCGGTGAAGGCCTTTCATCCCGGCAAGCCGCCATTTCCGCTGCTGCACGTCGACACGACATGGAAGTTCCGCGAGATGATCGCGTTTCGCGACCGTCGCGCGCGCGAACTCGGCATCGACCTGATCGTCCATACCAACAATGACGGCTTGAGCCAGGGCATTGACCCCTTCACCCACGGCTCGGCCCGTTACACCGACGTCATGAAGACCCAGGCGTTGCGGCAGGCGCTGGACCTCCACGGCTTCGACGCCGCGATCGGAGGCGCGCGGCGCGACGAGGAGAAATCGCGCGCCAAGGAGCGCGTGTTCTCGCACCGGAGCGCGGCGCATCGCTGGGATCCGAAGAACCAGCGGCCCGAGCTGTGGAGCCTGTACAACACGATGCTCGCACCCGGCGAGAGCATGCGGGTGTTTCCGCTGTCGAACTGGACCGAGCTCGACGTCTGGGACTACATCCTGCTCGAGGACATCCCGATCGTTCCGCTCTATCTGGCGGCTTCGCGCCCGGTGGTTGAGCGCGACGGCGCGCTGATCATGGTGGACGATGAACGGATGCCGCTGCATGCAGGCGAAGAGCCGCGATGGCGCTCCGTCAGGTTTCGCACCCTGGGCTGCTATCCGCTCAGCGGCGCCACGGTCTCGACCGCGGCAACGCTCCCCGAGATCGTGCGCGAGATGATGGCCTCGCGCACCTCCGAGCGGCAGGGACGCATGATCGACCGGGACAGTCCCGCATCGATGGAGCGCAAGAAAGCGGAAGGCTACTTCTGA
- the purH gene encoding bifunctional phosphoribosylaminoimidazolecarboxamide formyltransferase/IMP cyclohydrolase yields MTDHPRRVTRALLSVSDKTGLIEFAKALAAHDVELVSTGGTAKAIAAAGLKVKDVSDLTGFPEMMDGRVKTLHPKVHGGLLAIRDNKEHVDAMKAHGIAPIDLLVVNLYPFEATVDKGAGFEDCIENIDIGGPAMIRAAAKNHDDVAVVVEADDYKAVLDELAANKGATTLKLRRRLAAKAYARTGAYDAAISNWFNRQLEIDAPDFRAFGGKLIQSLRYGENPHQTAAFYVTPDKRPGVSTARQLQGKELSYNNINDTDAAYECIGEFDAKRTAACVIVKHANPCGVAEGSNLVDAYRKALACDSTSAFGGIIAMNRPLDADTAREITKIFTEVIIAPDATEEAIAIIGGKKNLRLLLAGSLPDPRAPGLTAKTVAGGLLVQSRDNAVVDDMTFKIVTKRAPTDAEMRDLKFAFRVAKHVKSNTIIYAKDLATVGIGAGQMSRVDSARIAARKAQDAANELKLAEPLTKGSVVASDAFFPFADGMLACIEAGATAVVQPGGSMRDDEVIKAADEHGIAMVFTGTRHFRH; encoded by the coding sequence ATGACTGACCATCCCCGCCGCGTCACCCGCGCCCTGCTTTCCGTTTCCGACAAAACCGGCCTGATCGAATTCGCAAAGGCGCTCGCCGCGCATGATGTCGAGCTGGTCTCGACCGGCGGCACTGCGAAAGCAATCGCCGCGGCCGGCCTCAAGGTGAAGGATGTTTCCGACCTCACCGGCTTCCCCGAGATGATGGACGGCCGCGTCAAGACGCTGCATCCGAAGGTACATGGCGGCCTGCTCGCGATCCGCGACAACAAGGAACATGTGGACGCGATGAAGGCGCACGGCATCGCACCGATCGATCTTTTGGTCGTCAATCTCTATCCGTTCGAGGCGACCGTCGACAAAGGCGCCGGCTTCGAGGATTGCATCGAGAACATCGACATCGGCGGCCCCGCGATGATCCGCGCCGCCGCGAAGAACCATGACGACGTCGCCGTTGTCGTCGAGGCAGATGACTACAAGGCCGTGCTCGACGAGCTCGCCGCCAACAAGGGCGCGACCACGCTGAAACTGCGCCGGCGGCTTGCCGCGAAGGCCTATGCGCGCACCGGCGCTTACGATGCCGCGATCTCGAACTGGTTCAATCGCCAGCTCGAGATCGACGCGCCCGACTTCCGCGCCTTCGGCGGCAAGTTGATCCAGTCGCTGCGCTACGGCGAGAACCCGCACCAGACCGCGGCGTTCTACGTGACGCCCGACAAGCGCCCGGGCGTCTCCACGGCCCGGCAGCTCCAGGGCAAGGAGCTCTCCTACAACAACATCAACGACACTGATGCGGCCTATGAATGCATCGGCGAGTTTGACGCCAAGCGCACCGCGGCTTGCGTCATCGTCAAGCACGCCAACCCCTGCGGCGTCGCGGAGGGATCAAACCTCGTCGACGCCTATCGCAAGGCGCTGGCCTGCGATTCCACCTCGGCCTTCGGCGGCATCATCGCGATGAATCGTCCGCTGGACGCGGATACGGCCCGCGAGATCACAAAAATCTTCACCGAGGTGATCATCGCGCCCGACGCCACCGAGGAAGCGATCGCCATCATCGGCGGCAAGAAGAACCTGCGGCTGCTGCTCGCCGGCAGCCTGCCCGATCCGCGCGCGCCTGGCCTCACCGCCAAGACGGTCGCCGGCGGCCTGCTGGTGCAGAGCCGCGACAACGCCGTGGTCGACGACATGACCTTCAAGATCGTGACCAAGCGCGCGCCGACCGACGCTGAAATGCGCGACCTCAAGTTTGCGTTCCGGGTCGCAAAACACGTCAAGTCGAACACGATCATCTACGCCAAGGATCTCGCCACCGTCGGCATCGGCGCGGGTCAGATGAGCCGGGTCGATTCGGCCCGCATCGCCGCGCGCAAGGCCCAGGATGCGGCGAACGAGCTGAAGCTCGCCGAGCCGCTCACCAAGGGCTCGGTGGTGGCGTCGGATGCGTTCTTCCCCTTCGCCGACGGCATGCTCGCCTGCATCGAGGCCGGCGCCACCGCGGTGGTGCAGCCCGGCGGCTCGATGCGCGACGACGAGGTGATCAAGGCCGCCGACGAGCACGGCATCGCCATGGTGTTCACGGGCACGCGGCATTTCCGGCACTGA